TTTCAGAATTTTGGCAACGCGATGCGAGCAGACGGCGCCATGAAGTTAATCCAATACAGCCCGTTGATATGATGAATAAACTGGTGAGCGAGGTCCAGGTACGTCTTCGCGATAGCTCTGGTCAGATACAGTTTCGCGAGAATGATCTCCTTCTGGCTAATCTACAAGAGGGATATCGGCATGTGCGTAGCGCAAACCCCCAACATAGCGGAGAATCCAGTCAAGACTGGGAACAGCGTCTCTGGAAGACTTTCTTCCGAGATATAGTTGAAGACCGTGCCAGGGCACCGGCTTGGGATAAACTAAACGATAAGGAGCGGGCTGCCTGGCTGGCGCATCAGCTCTTTTGCAAACTCCCCTCTCCCGGTCGGGTCTATCGGTTCTGGCGGGAAGCGGAGGAGGTTTTTGAAGAGCTCCTGAAGGAGTTCCGCCAGATTGCAGCTCGCAGCGACAACCCATGGCGCGTGCGGCGCCTGCTGATCGAGCCGGATGCAAGCAGCCGTTCTGGCTGGCAGGACCGCATGCTCTATGATGGTCGCTGGCGGGATGTGCAATTGAGCCTGGTCTATGTGCGGGCGCTGGACGGTTTTGTAACCGCCTCCAACCTGGCCCGCCTTCTGAAACCGGAGGAATCCGGGGAAGCGCTCCGGAATCAGCAAATCCTCCTGGAGGAAGAGGACACGTTCGGCCGGCCGAGCAGGATGGTTGTCGGCAATGTCAAGGAAATGACTAGCCCCTATTCTCACCTCGGCGTGTATCATCCGGTGATTCCGCTGGAGCTTTCGCCGTTGCGCTTCCGGGTTGTGCTGCCTCTGGAAGCAGCCTCCGAATGCGCGCATCTCGCCCTATCTCGATGGCGTGAGCAGTTTGCCCGGGTTTGGGATCGACTTCCCATGCACATAGCGATCATCGCCTTCGACCGGACGCTTCCTTTCCAGGCAGTGATGGAAGCCGCGCGCAACCTGGAGGACAGGCTCAGCCAGGGCGAGGAGGTTTGGACGGTGGAACGACACGAAGAGCACCGCGGCATTGTCGCCCTGCAGCTGCGGCGCCGGGATGGACAAACCACGCTCCAAACCGTGCCCATAAGGCTGGCCGACGGTCGGGAGGACGTCTTTTATCCCTACATCGCCGTGGAAGACCGCTCCCTGCGATATCCAAAAGATTTTCGTCACCCCAACGGCCAGGTCTACCGGCATGTGAGCGATTTGCGCATCGGTGATGGCGTAAAGCTCTTCCCTGCACACGTGGGTTTCTTGTTTATGGAGACTACGGGTGCCCGCTTTGAAGCCCTTCAGCCCCTATATGCGGAGGACTGGGAGGCTATGCGGGAAATCTGGAAGCTCGTCGAACGGACCGCGCCGAGTCAAACAGCTTTGCAGCGCTTCCGCAGCGCTCTTTACCGGTTGGAGGGGGAGTGGAGAGATTCGCCCGATCAGGTCTCTCCCGATCTTTGGCGCGACACAGTGCGTGCTTTGATTGTTGACCACCTGGAGGCAAAGGGCGCAGCACTGGAAGTCCTCACTGAAGCGGCGTGTAGAGGACTCCTGCAACGCACTTTGGAATGGTATATGACCACTCTCAGGATAAACTTTCAAGGAGATTGAACCATGGCAAGCTACGAGAAGTTTTTGTATGTAGGTATAGCCCTGGATCCCATCCACGTGGGGACGGGCGGTGCGCGCATTGGACGCGTCGATCTGACTATCGTGCGCGATCCGATCACCCGTGTGCCCAAGATCCCCGGCTCCAGTCTGGCCGGGGTGTATCGGACCTACGTGGCGATGGCGGAAACGGAGGCCAGGCCGAACCGCAAGGTAGATGAGAAAGACTGGCCTTACTATCCGCATTGCGCCGGTTTGGGACAAGCCCGTGATAAATATCTAGGTCACTGCGGCCAGCCGGATTGCCCCGTCTGCACGGTCTTCGGCTTTGCTCGCGGCAAGGACCAGGCCGGCGGCTTTGCGGGGCTGGCTGCGTTCTCCGATGCCCATGTGCTTCTCTTCCCGGTGCCCACACGCCAGGGGCCTCACTGGGTTACTTGTCCCATGGCCCTGCGACTTGTGGGTCTTGAAGTAAGTGGAATGCAGGGCAACGCTGTGTATCTGGAGAATGTCTCGAACAACAAATTGAACCTGGGGTGGTTGTTTTTGGATGTTCAAGCCTGCGCGCAAATGCAACAAGTGAAGACCAGTTTGGAGGGCCTC
The sequence above is a segment of the Blastocatellia bacterium genome. Coding sequences within it:
- a CDS encoding CRISPR-associated protein Csx11, which codes for MTTFTPADTLRQHRPVLLACEAIGWFHMAGKARLEFLRQHGGDPVRYEYEKWHDAEQPPFPWDNLLGWVKGWPGSAIPQNAWPGSFKEFTEKHRERNLGMLGLLQASHGIVSGIEKNVPSGTSEYLNQSLPHMWLSSPFGNPQHNLFADPPEVLTERGWKQVVGEILQVLEELGNLATHSAADVRHWAHWREQAIGPQTYLRQAFLSTVAETRLPNNDVTLWDQSYVAAALFKSAVAGAVLDQNFPWGDGAIKQRVRWRLLTVAIGADHYEARAVKIGDWTGMQGVLEQFFGQVRQLIEVDLAAGSLLYQDSSVAVFSFPGERFDETPPAPWLNGWESWLQEQVEGIAQGLHLETPPLVRLSEPTRSLVPQVQERQEARTKIAIPLHKAWYIPPRGQIGHICPVCQVRLNGNPANKDKPCEVCQDRRSHRRDDWLRGRVGYDTIWFEEVTDRNGRITLLTLAFDLEPWLSGERVDSLRAQAISEWSRFNPVLSEFWQRDASRRRHEVNPIQPVDMMNKLVSEVQVRLRDSSGQIQFRENDLLLANLQEGYRHVRSANPQHSGESSQDWEQRLWKTFFRDIVEDRARAPAWDKLNDKERAAWLAHQLFCKLPSPGRVYRFWREAEEVFEELLKEFRQIAARSDNPWRVRRLLIEPDASSRSGWQDRMLYDGRWRDVQLSLVYVRALDGFVTASNLARLLKPEESGEALRNQQILLEEEDTFGRPSRMVVGNVKEMTSPYSHLGVYHPVIPLELSPLRFRVVLPLEAASECAHLALSRWREQFARVWDRLPMHIAIIAFDRTLPFQAVMEAARNLEDRLSQGEEVWTVERHEEHRGIVALQLRRRDGQTTLQTVPIRLADGREDVFYPYIAVEDRSLRYPKDFRHPNGQVYRHVSDLRIGDGVKLFPAHVGFLFMETTGARFEALQPLYAEDWEAMREIWKLVERTAPSQTALQRFRSALYRLEGEWRDSPDQVSPDLWRDTVRALIVDHLEAKGAALEVLTEAACRGLLQRTLEWYMTTLRINFQGD
- the cmr4 gene encoding type III-B CRISPR module RAMP protein Cmr4, with product MASYEKFLYVGIALDPIHVGTGGARIGRVDLTIVRDPITRVPKIPGSSLAGVYRTYVAMAETEARPNRKVDEKDWPYYPHCAGLGQARDKYLGHCGQPDCPVCTVFGFARGKDQAGGFAGLAAFSDAHVLLFPVPTRQGPHWVTCPMALRLVGLEVSGMQGNAVYLENVSNNKLNLGWLFLDVQACAQMQQVKTSLEGLGVYSYIIDCLAILPDRLFIHVVNSNLEVRTSVSINPETGAAEEGALFSYEALPRTTVLVWEVIAKNPKHFKVSGSDVNVTLNGGRQMDAPDKVFEVTKRAHPYLEHLGIGGMGTRGMGRLRVLSASTAPSAASTVNCGETASASSEEQPSTGGGHS